One part of the Streptomyces nigra genome encodes these proteins:
- a CDS encoding CU044_2847 family protein — MTAITSIRLDDGSLLRVETTAPASAIPAPEDVYEPIRRPRPADDAAGAADTLRAAVDRVRPAVQDIVDSLRSMPRRPDRITLEFGVKVTAEAGVVVARSTAEAHFTVGVEWDTTGGTGASDAG; from the coding sequence ATGACGGCCATCACCAGCATCCGACTCGACGACGGCTCGCTGCTCCGGGTGGAGACCACCGCACCGGCGTCCGCGATCCCGGCACCCGAGGACGTCTACGAACCCATCCGGCGGCCACGCCCCGCCGACGACGCGGCCGGCGCGGCCGACACCCTGCGCGCCGCCGTCGACCGGGTGCGCCCGGCGGTCCAGGACATCGTCGACTCCCTGCGCTCCATGCCCCGCCGCCCGGACCGGATCACCCTGGAGTTCGGGGTGAAGGTGACCGCCGAGGCGGGCGTGGTCGTCGCGAGGAGTACGGCCGAGGCCCACTTCACGGTCGGCGTCGAGTGGGACACGACGGGCGGCACCGGCGCCTCCGATGCCGGCTGA